A stretch of Podospora bellae-mahoneyi strain CBS 112042 chromosome 5, whole genome shotgun sequence DNA encodes these proteins:
- a CDS encoding hypothetical protein (COG:U; EggNog:ENOG503NUNF) — protein MLAAALAVRRAPEDGVNATKRALRHCLLYVVIARAVPHRPATSLCFQGRLFRIFGRGRPRAKGRSAIDFSSWENFVITASTKLISCSPLFGGATMARISDPASGQPTEQSPLLSNVPVISETPPYSETLPISENGSVVKKVGVDEESVRSGEIATGILRTQVARIISVLLIGIFVAHCDGSILLATHSNIASEFNDLGNSTWLITGFAIAGAATQTLYGKLSDIYGRKTLVTFAYAIFVFGCFIVGIGQTMGQVILGRVISGAGASGMASLVSILITDLLPIREVAQWRAYVNLVATFGRSIGGPLGGWLVDVIGWRWSFFGQVPIILGAIILVAIYLPSHTEPTSDSVSTSSAEAEIRKSKFSRIDFKGSFIFAFMILALLTPIELGGAKLPWSSPITISLISFSFVLIAVFVAVEKRQEEPILPLEIFHQRDAVISYLILGLQTAAQLGLMFSVPLYFQITSRSSASSAGAHLIPAVAGNAIGGVLSGILIKRSGRYKALIILAVTFSSLSYLLLMLRWHGNTNVWESLYIFPSGFGTGIAQSAVFISLQAVVDPAHAAPSISFMYLSSTIALTMGLSVSNAVMKAALRRTLFNRLAGLGFGAVEIAKVIAETVSDVDYVDRATGVLQKAVVESYVDGLWWSHGVSFFFSASAFVLALLIKQRRLEGTA, from the exons ATGCTTGCAGCTGCATTAGCAGTTCGCAGAGCCCCTGAAGATGGGGTAAATGCCACCAAACGAGCCTTGCGACATTGCCTTTTGTATGTCGTGATCGCCCGAGCTGTACCACACCGGCCGGCGACAAGTCTTTGTTTCCAGGGACGACTATTTCGGATTTTTGGCCGAGGCCGGCCACGAGCTAAAGGCAGAAGCGCGATTgatttttcttcttgggaaAACTTTGTGATAACTGCATCGACAAAACTGATCAGTTGCAGTCCATTGTTTGGCGGAGCAACCATGGCACGAATTTCAGACCCAGCAAGTGGCCAACCAACCGAGCAGTCGCCCCTTCTCAGCAATGTGCCAGTTATCAGTGAGACGCCGCCATACTCTGAGACGCTTCCAATCAGTGAGAATGGGAGTGTTGTGAAGAAGGTCGGCGTGGATGAAGAAAGTGTGCGCAGCGGGGAGATTGCGACTGGCATCTTGAGAACACAGGTGGCTCGCATCATTTCAGTCCTGCTCATCG GCATCTTTGTTGCTCACTGCGACGGCTCCATCCTGCTGGCCACGCACTCCAACATTGCCTCCGAGTTCAACGACTTGGGCAACTCGACATGGCTGATCACCGGTTTTGCCATCGCCGGCGCGGCAACGCAGACACTCTACGGAAAGTTGAGTGATATCTACGGCAGAAAGACGCTCGTCACCTTTGCCTATGCCATTTTCGTTTTTGGTTG TTTTATTGT GGGCATCGGCCAGACAATGGGCCAGGTCATTCTTGGCCGAGTCATTTCAGGGGCTGGCGCCTCTGGCATGGCTTCGCTGGTGTCAATCTTGATCACTG ATCTCCTTCCCATCCGAGAGGTCGCTCAATGGCGCGCCTACGTCAATCTAGTGGCTACATTTGGTCGATCTATCGGCGGTCCTCTCGGCGGCTGGCTCGTGGATGTAATCGGATGGCGCTGGTCTTTCTTCGGGCAagtccccatcatcctgggcgccatcatcctcgttgCAATCTATCTGCCGAGCCACACTGAGCCAACCTCGGATTCTGTCTCGACCAGCAGTGCCGAGGCCGAAATCCGGAAATCCAAGTTCAGCCGGATCGACTTCAAGGGGTCCTTCATCTTCGCCTTCATGATCCTCGCCCTACTCACACCCATCGAGCTAGGCGGTGCCAAGCTACCCTGGTCATCTCCCATCACGATTAGTCTCATCAGCTTCAGCTTTGTGCTCATTGCTGTTTTTGTTGCAGTCGAAAAACGCCAAGAGGAGCCGATCCTGCCACTGGAGATCTTTCATCAGCGGGATGCCGTTATTTCCTACCTGATTTTGGGACTTCAAACAGCCGCCCAGCTTGGA CTCATGTTCTCCGTCCCCCTCTACTTCCAAATcacctcccgctcctccgcctcctcagccGGTGCCCACCTAATCCCAGCCGTAGCAGGAAACGCCATCGGCGGCGTCCTCTCCGGCATTCTCATCAAACGCTCCGGCCGCTACAAggccctcatcatcctcgccgtcaccttctcctccctctcctacctcctcctcatgctCCGCTGGCACGGCAACACCAACGTCTGGGAATCCCTCTACATCTTTCCCAGCGGCTTCGGAACCGGCATCGCCCAGTCAgccgtcttcatctcccttcAAGCCGTCGTCGACCCCGCCCACGCGGCACCTTCGATCTCGTTCATGTATCTCTCTAGCACCATCGCTTTGACAATGGGACTTTCAGTGTCGAATGCGGTTATGAAGGCTGCTCTGAGAAGGACTCTGTTCAATAGGCTTGCCGGACTTGGGTttggggcggtggagattGCAAAGGTTATTGCTGAGACGGTGTCAGATGTGGATTATGTTGATAGGGCGACGGGGGTGTTGCAAAAGGCGGTGGTTGAGAGTTATGTGGAcgggttgtggtggagtcACGGGGTGTCGTTTTTCTTCTCTGCGTCGGCGTTTGTGTTGGCGTTGTTAATTAAGCAGAGGAGGCTTGAGGGGACGGCATGA
- a CDS encoding hypothetical protein (EggNog:ENOG503NVCA; COG:G), with the protein MRFSGAALAAGLQLPTAALASHGSQKPLGDDRLDSTPATKGGKQPNIVFILTDDQDLHMNSLDYVPLIKKHLLDEGTLYKRHYCTTAICCPARVSLLTGQQAHNTNVTDVNPPHGGYPKFINQGLNNNYLPIWLQEAGYNTYYTGKLFNAHTVENYNSPYPAGWNGSDFLLDPYTYNYLNSSFQRNQDPPKSYEGFHSVDVLAEKSLGFVDEAVRADRPFFLGIAPVAPHSNVKSNTLGDDVGDDWGNLPDIEEFAKFGPPVPAKRHEHLFKDVKIPRTPNFNPDKPTGANWVRLRKKLNQENIDYNDHFYRQRLRTLQSVDELVASVVERLEEHGVLDNTYIFYTTDNGYHISQHRLNPGKECGFEEDINIPLIIRGPGVAKGVVSEIVTTHVDLAPTILNIAGLPHRADFDGEAIPLSRKDIEDTVKTRHEHVTVEFWGFAVSEGGKLFDEDEERLTLNNTYKGLRILGRGYNFYYAVWCNNEHEFYDLSTDPYQINNLLHPTTTKPKTLLGVEFHKVIARLDSLLFVLKSCKGRTCVRPWEALHPQGNVANLHDALGKRFDVFYEQQQKKVRFDRCELGYIVDAEGPQFERDGVVYKAGAGGGYKRGGISWSEWT; encoded by the exons ATGCGTTTCTCAGGAGCTGCACTTGCAGCAGGTCTGCAATTGCCCACGGCGGCTTTGGCCAGCCATGGCAGCCAAAAGCCGTTGGGAGATGACCGGCTGGACAGCACACCGGCAACCAAGGGGGGCAAGCAGCCAAATATTGTCTTCATCCTGACCGATGACCAAGATTTGCACATGAACTCCCTCGACTATGTCCCCCTGATTAAGAAGCACCTTCTCGACGAGGGCACCCTCTACAAGCGCCACTACTGCACCACAGCCATCTGCTGCCCCGCCAGAGTGTCTCTCTTAACCGGCCAGCAAGCTCACAACACGAATGTCACCGATGTCAACCCTCCACATG GTGGCTATCCCAAGTTCATCAATCAAGGGTTAAACAACAACTACCTCCCAATCTGGCTTCAGGAGGCCGGCTACAACACCTACTACACCGGCAAGCTGTTCAACGCCCACACTGTCGAGAACTACAACTCGCCCTACCCGGCCGGCTGGAACGGCTCCGACTTTCTCCTGGACCCATACACCTACAACTAtctcaactcctccttccaacGGAACCAGGACCCCCCCAAGAGCTACGAGGGATTCCACTCTGTCGACGTCCTCGCGGAGAAGTCCCTCGGCTTCGTCGACGAAGCCGTCAGAGCTGAccgccccttcttcctcggcatcgCCCCCGTCGCTCCCCACAGCAACGTCAAGTCGAACACTCTGGGGGATGACGTGGGCGACGACTGGGGCAACCTCCCCGACATTGAGGAGTTCGCCAAGTTCGGCCCCCCCGTCCCGGCAAAGCGCCACGAGCATTTGTTCAAAGACGTCAAGATCCCCCGGAcccccaacttcaacccTGACAAGCCGACGGGGGCGAACTGGGTCCGGCTTCGCAAGAAGCTCAACCAGGAGAATATTGACTACAATGATCACTTTTACCGCCAGAGGCTTCGCACCCTGCAGTCGGTCGACGAGCTGGTTGCTTCGGTTGTGGAGCGGTTGGAGGAGCATGGCGTTCTGGATAACACGTACATTTTTTACACGACCGATAATGGGTATCATATCAGTCAGCATCGTCTTAATCCTGGGAAGGAGTgcgggtttgaggaggatatcaaCATCCCGCTTATCATTCGCGGTCCTGGCGTGGCGAAGGGGGTGGTTTCGGAGATTGTGACCACGCACGTTGACTTGGCGCCTACGATTCTTAACATTGCCGGTTTGCCTCACCGAGCGGACTTTGACGGTGAGGCGATTCCGCTGAGTCGGAAGGACATTGAGGACACGGTCAAGACGAGACACGAGCATGTGACGGTGGAattttgggggtttgctgTTTCGGAGGGGGGCAAGTtgtttgatgaggatgaggagaggttgacGCTGAATAACACGTACAAGGGGTTGAGGAttctggggagggggtataATTTTTATTACGCGGTTTGGTGCAATAATGAGCATGAGTTTTATGATTTGAGT ACTGACCCCTACCAAATCAACAATCTGCTTCATCCTACGACTACCAAGCCCAAGACTCTTCTTGGGGTGGAGTTTCACAAGGTGATTGCCCGGTTGGATTCTTTGTTGTTTGTGCTCAAGTCTTGCAAGGGGAGGACTTGTGTCAGGCCGTGGGAGGCGCTACATCCGCAGGGGAATGTGGCCAATTTGCATGATGCGCTCGGGAAGAGGTTTGATGTTTTTtatgagcagcagcagaagaaggttAGGTTTGATAGGTGCGAGTTGGGGTATATTGTTGATGCCGAGGGGCCGCAGTTCGAgagggatggggtggtgtaTAAAGCGGGGGCGGGCGGGGGGTAtaagaggggggggatcaGTTGGAGTGAGTGGACTTAA
- a CDS encoding hypothetical protein (EggNog:ENOG503PEAW; COG:Q) gives MTDQTAQFTPRFRTDIYPFIEPSKYRGSLRNKVTIITGAAGAIGRGLAESFAVAGAKLVLTYNRTPPPPELEERCLRFGAADVSFVKCDVAELGGCEALVKETLELHGRADILINNAGANGLGPLHDQAPQDFIKEIAVNFHGPYYLMRLLLTYFRQQRSGCVLNIASRAGTVAIPYSTGYCSSKAALINLTACAQKELDIDGLGEEVHMYSLHPGGVKSAMTLKKYSPESMSTLPPQAQSKFVNALDIYDDSPYLNGMVCVALATGVGKEVLRGKYFDVGQDLEDVLAQREALRQNPDLYELHTSFLGGLKNGGVPEGGYRKEEWGKEFPGF, from the exons ATGACCGACCAAACCGCCCAATTCACCCCCCGCTTCCGCACCGACATCTACCCCTTCATCGAGCCCTCCAAGTACAGGGGATCCCTCCGCAACAAAgtaaccatcatcaccggcgcaGCAGGAGCAATCGGCCGAGGACTCGCCGAGTCGTTTGCTGTCGCGGGGGCAAAGCTGGTCTTGACTTACAACCGgacgccgccaccgcccgagctggaggagagaTGTCTTCGGTTTGGAGCTGCTGATGTGTCGTTTGTAAAGTGTGATGTTGCTGAGCTTGGGGGGTGTGAGGCTCTTGTTAAGGAG ACTTTGGAACTGCATGGTAGGGCAGATATTTTGATCAACAATGCTGGGGCTAACGGGCTTGGGCCG CTTCACGACCAAGCGCCTCAGGATTTCATCAAGGAGATTGCGGTCAACTTCCACGGGCCGTATTACCTCATGAGGCTGCTCCTCACGTATTTTCGACAACAGCGAAGTGGCTGCGTGCTGAATATTGCCTCGAGGGCCGGGACGGTGGCTATACCATATAGCACCGGGTACTGCTCCAGCAAGGCAGCACTGATCAACCTAACCGCCTGTGCGCAAAAGGAGCTTGACATTGAtggtttgggagaggaggtgcaCATGTATTCGCTGCACCCTGGGGGGGTTAAGAGCGCGATGACGCTGAAAA AATACTCACCGGAATCTATGTCTACTCTTCCGCCTCAGGCGCAGAGCAAGTTTGTGAATGCGCTGGATATCTATGATGACTCCCCGTATCTGAACGGGATGGTGTGTGTTGCGCTTGcgacgggggtggggaaggaggtgctgAGGGGCAAGTATTTTGATGTTGGGCAGGATTTGGAAGATGTGCTGGCTCAAAGGGAGGCGTTGAGGCAGAACCCGGATTTGTATGAGTTGCACACGAGCTTCTTGGGTGGGCTGAAGAACGGGGGTGTGCCGGAGGGGGGATATaggaaggaggagtgggGGAAGGAGTTTCCGGGTTTTTGA
- a CDS encoding hypothetical protein (COG:C; EggNog:ENOG503NU5W) yields the protein MGSIVQAPALTTQAMPFKVLVVGGSYGGLSAALNLQDLCSGLAPRCGAKPVEGAPVIETPQFNVDITIVDERDGFYHLIGSPLALADEDYAAKSWVRYEDVPAISQSQNIRVLHGSVKSVDQTSKTATYLPHGLVSSPENTSTLSYDFLVAAAGLRRVWPVVPQSLRRKQFLFEAGDHIRAATTARHGVVVVGGGAVGIEMAAELKLVQPQLKVTLVHSRDKLLSSEPLPDEVKDKSLELLLEAGVGVRMSTRLDKTEEVVDEQGKKAVRVWFTDGESILADQVSLAVSRSVPSTAFLGVKETGVLDEDGYVKIQSSLAFPAETPNWSDHFAIGDLVKWSGIKRCGGAMHMGFVAGNNIHQRMIEIASGKEPAFLKLDEIPPMIGLAVGKKAVSYWPATGVSAGEDVSQAFFGDDLGFTICWNHLGLGNSQKL from the exons ATGGGATCCATCGTCCAAGCAcccgccctcaccacccagGCCATGCCCTTCAAAGTTCTCGTCGTGGGCGGCTCCTACGGCGGTctctccgccgccctcaacctccaagaTCTCTGCAGTGGTCTCGCACCACGATGCGGCGCCAAGCCAGTCGAGGGCGCGCCAGTGATCGAGACACCACAGTTCAACGTTGACATCACCATTGTAGACGAACGTGATGGCTTCT ACCACCTCATCGgctcccccctcgccctgGCCGACGAAGACTACGCAGCCAAGTCCTGGGTAAGATACGAAGACGtccccgccatctcccaatcccaaaacATCCGCGTCCTCCACGGCTCTGTCAAGTCAGTTGATCAAACCTCCAAGACGGCCACTTACCTCCCCCACGGCCTGGTGTCCTCCCCAGAAAACACAAGCACCCTTTCATATGACTTTTtggtcgccgccgccggcctccGCCGCGTCTGGCCTGTGGTTCCGCAGTCTCTCCGCAGGAAACAGTTTCTCTTTGAGGCCGGCGACCATATCCGTGCTGCCACTACTGCCCGCCACggcgtggtggttgtgggcggtggtgcggTCGGTATCGAGATGGCTGCTGAGCTGAAGCTTGTCCAGCCTCAGTTGAAGGTCACGCTTGTGCACTCGAGGGATAAGCTTCTCAGCTCGGAGCCGCTGCCGGATGAGGTCAAGGATAAGAGTTTGGAGCTGTTGCTTGAGGCGGGGGTTGGCGTGAGGATGAGCACTAGGTTGGAtaagacggaggaggtggtggacgagcaggggaagaaggcggtcAGGGTATGGTTTACCGATGGGGAGAGCATCCTCGCCGATCAGGTCAGCTTGGCGGTGTCCCGGTCTGTGCCGTCGACGGCgtttttgggggtgaaggagaCTGGTGTGTTGGATGAGGACGGGTATGTGAAGATCCAGAGTAGCTTGGCTTTCCCGGCTGAGACGCCAAACTGGAGTGATCACTTTGCTATTGGGGATTTGGTAAAGTGGTCGGGGATTAAGAGGTGCGGCGGGGCTATGCATATGGGTTTTGTCGCTGGGAATAATATTCATCAGAGGATGATTGAGATTGCTTCTGGGAAGGAGCCTGCCTTCCTTAAGCTGGATGAGATCCCGCCCATGattgggttggcggtggggaagaaggcggttTCGTACTGGCCTGCGACTGGTGTGTCGGCCGGTGAGGATGTCTCGCAGGCCTTCTTTGGGGATGATCTTGGGTTTACGA TCTGCTGGAATCACTTGGGGCTTGGAAACAGCCAAAAGTTGTGA
- a CDS encoding hypothetical protein (EggNog:ENOG503NVNI; COG:J), producing MASTQTKARLQLAEYAASSEPILKLPHPYQTAYHVVKGQEGFQLQALEGLKPLREPLHNDAIFFTAPEDLKLGDKPKDSNNTAWGRARRTPSVSITWKGEQPPTVGQVWLITYAVFILRPSEEAFRLALFGSGADKLSSQLKAVGLALDHPTTAIKDAPPTKELVISRGAFWQGAGSPFGTRPAWVPEEQDPDLSGYPLPPPEYVMTSDSSALCWHPRRRAKPIPGSIIYSRYIPHLRETFSMIALDYKNDEHLNLFHTWQNDPRVSQGWNETGTVEQHREYLRKAHEDPHQITILARFDDVCFAYFEVYWGKEDRIGAYYSAGDYDRGRHSLVGDVRYRGPHRVSAWWSSLMHYLFLDEPRTMSVVGEPKYTNSSVLMYDLMHGFGLDKFIDLPHKRSAFVRCSRERFFQLCPLDENDKVMGGTGVGLVPKL from the exons ATGGCGTCAACGCAAACAAAAGCGCGTCTCCAACTCGCGGAGTACGCTGCGTCTTCCGAGcccatcctcaaactccctcacccctACCAGACCGCCTACCACGTCGTCAAGGGCCAGGAGGGCTTCCAGCTTCAAGCCCTTGAGGGCCTCAAGCCCCTTCGCGAGCCTCTTCACAACGatgccatcttcttcacaGCTCCCGAGGACCTCAAGCTCGGCGACAAGCCAAAagactccaacaacaccgcctGGGGCAGAGCAAGACGGACGCCGTccgtctccatcacctgGAAGGGCGAGCAACCACCCACAGTCGGCCAAGTGTGGCTCATCACCTACgccgtcttcatcctccGCCCCTCCGAGGAAGCCTTccgcctcgccctcttcgGCTCCGGCGCCGACAAGCTCTCCTCTCAGCTCAAGGCCGTCGGCCTAGCCCTTgaccaccccaccaccgccatcaaggacGCCCCCCCAACAAAGGAGCTCGTCATCTCCCGCGGTGCCTTCTGGCAAGGCGCCGGCTCCCCCTTCGGCACCCGCCCCGCCTGGGTCCCCGAAGAGCAGGACCCCGACCTCTCTGGctaccccctcccgccccccgAGTACGTCATGACCAGCGactcctccgccctctgcTGGCACCCAAGGCGCCGGGCGAAGCCCATCCCCGGCTCCATCATTTACAGCCGGTACATCCCCCACCTCAGGGAGACGTTCAGCATGATCGCGCTCGACTACAAGAACGACGAACACCTCAACTTGTTCCACACCTGGCAGAACGACCCTCGCGTTTCCCAGGGGTGGAACGAGACGGGCACGGTCGAGCAGCACAGGGAGTACCTCCGTAAGGCGCACGAGGATCCCCATCAGATCACCATTCTCGCGCGGTTTGACGACGTCTGCTTTGCTTATTTTGAGGTGTACTGGGGCAAG gaggacCGCATCGGCGCGTACTACTCTGCCGGCGACTACGACCGCGGCAGACACTCCCTCGTGGGCGACGTCCGCTACCGCGGGCCCCACCGTGTGAGCGCCTGGTGGTCGAGCTTGATGCACTACCTCTTCCTTGACGAGCCCCGCACCATGAGCGTCGTCGGTGAGCCCAAGTACACCAACAGCTCAGTTCTCATGTACGACCTCATGCACGGCTTCGGCCTGGACAAGTTCATCGACCTGCCCCACAAGCGCTCCGCCTTTGTGCGCTGCTCGCGGGAGCGCTTCTTCCAGCTTTGCCCTCTGGATGAGAACGACAAGGTGATGGGCGGTACTGGTGTTGGGCTGGTTCCTAAGCTTTAA
- a CDS encoding hypothetical protein (EggNog:ENOG503NUND; COG:I) produces the protein MSAVQNPVEEAVVLPQPQRLSLLKGPTDPPLVDLTLGELLNLQCLHHGNREGIVIPWTGARWTYNELNHHSRLLAAALLEMGIGVGDRVGIMAGNCEQYAAVFFAATRIGAILVIMNNTYTPTEALYGLDFSECKVFFTTKKIGRLDQGPLLTQLAARATGPKVVILRGDSEGYPTYKELLTQGARVDPERLHHAESKVLPHLVCNLQFTSGTTGLPKAAMLTHHNIVNNSRFIGDRMRLTHNDVLCCPPPLFHCFGLVLGLMAIITHGGKIIYPAEVFDAPATLRTIIEEQCTAVHGVPAMFDSLLALPEAKNLKAADLRLRTGIVAGAPVPRYLMELMVSKLGMKEFTSSYGLTEASPTCFNAFTDDPIDTRLTTVGTLMPHARAKIVDRDGVIVPIGTRGELCIGGYQLQAGYWNNSEKTNDCMMKDEAGVLWLHTGDEAVFDERGYCTITGRFKDIIIRGGENIYPLEIEERLVAHPSISMAVVVGLKNAHYGEVVGAFLQLDPAHTASTKPTVEEVREWCRRKLGKHKAPTHVFWLGHDGVPAAVPLTGSGKVRKFEMAQLGNELLDGAKAKL, from the exons ATGTCTGCCGTACAAAATCCCGTCGAAGAGGCCGTTGTCCTCCCACAACCTCAGAGGCTGTCCCTTCTCAAGGGCCCAACAGATCCTCCTCTTGTCGACCTCACCCTCGGAGAACTCCTCAACCTTCAGTGCCTGCACCACGGAAATAGAGAGGGAATTGTGATTCCATGGACAGGAGCGAGATGGACCTACAACGAGCTCAATCACCACAGTCGGCTGCTGGCCGCCGCCCTTCTAGAGATGGGCATCGGTGTTGGTGACAGAGTCGGCATCATGGCTGGCAACTGCGAACAATATGCTGCTGTTTTCTTCGCCGCCACCAGGATAGGAGCCATTCTCGTCATCATGAATAACACTTATACCCCTACTGAGGCCTTGTACGGTCTCGACTTCTCGG AATGCAAGGttttcttcaccaccaagaagattGGCCGTCTCGATCAAGGCCCACTACTCACACAACTTGCTGCCAGAGCGACTGGCCCCAAGGTCGTGATCCTTCGCGGTGATTCCGAGGGTTACCCAACTTACAAGGAGCTTCTCACCCAAGGAGCCAGGGTAGATCCCGAGCGCCTTCATCATGCTGAGAGCAAGGTGCTTCCTCACCTTGTTTGCAACCTCCAGTTCACCAGCGGCACAACCGGTCTTCCCAAAGCTGCAATGCTCACTCATCACAACATTGTCAACAACTCCAGGTTCATCGGAGACCGCATGAGACTCACACACAACGACGTTCTCTGCTGCCCGCCTCCTCTGTTCCACTGCTTCGGTCTGGTGCTTGGCCTCAtggccatcatcactcaCGGTGGAAAGATCATCTACCCTGCCGAGGTGTTCGACGCACCTGCTACCCTCCGCACCATCATTGAGGAACAGTGCACCGCTGTTCATGGCGTCCCCGCCATGTTCGACAGTCTTTTGGCTCTTCCCGAAGCCAAGAATCTCAAGGCGGCCGACCTCCGACTCCGCACCGGCATCGTGGCCGGCGCCCCAGTCCCTCGCTACCTGATGGAGCTCATGGTCTCCAAGCTCGGCATGAAGGAGTTCACATCCAGCTACGGTCTCACCGAGGCCTCTCCCACTTGCTTCAACGCTTTCACCGACGATCCCATCGACACCCGTCTCACCACCGTTGGCACTCTGATGCCTCACGCCCGAGCCAAGATTGTGGACCGCGACGGTGTGATTGTGCCCATCGGCACCCGGGGTGAGCTCTGCATCGGCGGGTACCAGCTCCAGGCCGGCTACTGGAACAACTCAGAAAAGACCAACGACTGCATGATGAAGGACGAGGCCGGCGTCTTGTGGCTGCACACCGGTGACGAGGCCGTCTTTGACGAGCGTGGATACTGCACCATTACCGGTCGGTTCAAGGACATCATCATtcgaggaggggagaacATTTACCCGCTCGAGATTGAGGAACGGCTGGTCGCCCACCCGTCCATCTCCATGGCTGTGGTTGTCGGGCTGAAGAATGCACACTATGGCGAGGTTGTCGGTGCGTTTCTTCAGCTTGACCCTGCTCACACTGCTAGCACGAAGCCCACTGTTGAGGAGGTGCGTGAGTGGTGTAGGCGGAAGCTGGGGAAGCACAAGGCGCCCACTCATGTGTTTTGGCTGGGCCACGATGGGGTTCCTGCTGCGGTGCCATTGACGGGGAGTGGAAAGGTGAGAAAGTTTGAGATGGCTCAGTTGGGGAATGAGTTGCTTGACGGTGCCAAGGCGAAGctttga